A single region of the Bacillus cereus genome encodes:
- a CDS encoding alpha/beta-type small acid-soluble spore protein, producing MVKTNKLLVPGAEQALEQFKYEIAQEFGVSLGSNTASRSNGSVGGEVTKRLVALAQQQLRG from the coding sequence ATGGTAAAAACAAACAAATTACTAGTTCCAGGTGCAGAACAAGCGCTTGAACAATTTAAATATGAAATTGCGCAAGAATTTGGTGTAAGCTTAGGATCTAACACAGCATCTCGTTCTAACGGCTCAGTTGGCGGTGAAGTAACAAAACGTCTTGTTGCTTTAGCTCAACAACAATTACGCGGATAA
- a CDS encoding MaoC family dehydratase — translation MNPFQEAQTVPELRYDEIQVGDQASLTKKITDEDVINFAKLTGDVNPIHILDSFAKTTMFKERIAHGMLVSSFISTILGTKLPGKNTIYLSQNVSFRAPVKIGDTLRVVAEVIKKRDDKKIITLQTNIYNQSDDIVVEGTATILKKE, via the coding sequence ATGAATCCATTTCAAGAAGCACAAACTGTTCCGGAGCTTCGTTACGATGAGATTCAAGTCGGTGATCAAGCATCACTAACAAAAAAAATTACGGATGAGGACGTTATCAATTTCGCAAAATTGACTGGAGATGTAAATCCTATTCATATTCTAGACTCTTTTGCAAAAACGACAATGTTCAAAGAACGTATTGCTCATGGCATGCTCGTTTCAAGTTTTATTTCTACCATTCTTGGAACAAAACTCCCGGGCAAAAATACGATTTATTTATCTCAAAACGTTTCATTCCGTGCTCCTGTCAAAATCGGTGATACACTTCGCGTTGTGGCAGAAGTTATAAAAAAACGTGACGATAAAAAAATCATTACGCTGCAAACAAACATATATAATCAATCCGATGATATTGTCGTGGAAGGTACAGCGACAATACTGAAAAAAGAGTAG
- the phaP gene encoding polyhydroxyalkanoic acid inclusion protein PhaP, producing the protein METKPYELVDAFWKNWSQSLSLFSSAGKQLEQLTLETLKQQQDALHKLTSGVNELEKELQQFTAQFNNQYTDYVKQLTGNSLNDQINEWQGKWNELSTQMHQLTVSPTKTSLSILTQTSGQFEETTKHFIEQQQSQREEVQKQLEVFLGEFKSKQLELAKQFEENSKNLFTSIK; encoded by the coding sequence ATGGAAACTAAACCATACGAATTAGTCGATGCATTTTGGAAAAACTGGTCTCAATCTCTTTCCCTCTTCTCTTCAGCTGGGAAACAATTAGAGCAACTTACTTTAGAAACGTTAAAACAACAACAAGACGCTTTGCATAAATTAACATCAGGAGTAAATGAACTAGAAAAAGAACTACAACAATTCACAGCTCAGTTCAATAACCAATATACAGATTACGTGAAGCAATTAACTGGAAACTCCTTAAATGATCAAATTAACGAGTGGCAAGGGAAATGGAATGAGCTTTCTACTCAAATGCATCAACTTACTGTTTCTCCTACAAAAACATCTTTGTCTATTCTTACTCAAACTAGCGGTCAATTTGAAGAAACAACAAAACACTTTATTGAACAACAACAATCGCAACGCGAAGAGGTTCAAAAACAGTTAGAAGTTTTTTTGGGAGAGTTCAAGTCCAAACAACTCGAACTCGCAAAGCAGTTCGAGGAAAACTCAAAAAATCTATTTACTTCCATCAAGTAA